One genomic segment of Chitinibacter sp. FCG-7 includes these proteins:
- the cysD gene encoding sulfate adenylyltransferase subunit CysD — translation MNTLSEARLTHLKQLEAESIHIIREVAAEFENPVMLYSIGKDSAVMLHLAKKAFAPGKPPFPLMHVDTTWKFQDMYKLREKQKAEGWNLITHVNQEGVAAGINPFTAGSAKHTDVMKTEGLKQALNKYGFDAAFGGARRDEEKSRAKERVYSFRDKNHRWDPKNQRPELWNIYNSKVDKGESIRVFPISNWTELDIWQYIYLENIEIVPLYFSAEREVVDYNGTTVMIDDDRILQYLTPEQKATITKKWVRFRTLGCYPLTGAVESKATTLPEVIQEMLLATTSERQGRAIDHDSSGSMEKKKMEGYF, via the coding sequence ATGAATACCTTGTCCGAAGCACGGCTGACGCATCTGAAGCAGCTTGAAGCCGAATCCATCCACATCATCCGTGAAGTGGCTGCCGAATTTGAAAACCCCGTCATGTTGTACTCGATTGGTAAAGATTCAGCCGTGATGCTGCATCTGGCCAAAAAAGCCTTTGCGCCGGGCAAGCCACCGTTCCCGCTGATGCACGTGGATACGACGTGGAAATTCCAAGACATGTACAAGCTGCGCGAAAAGCAAAAAGCCGAAGGCTGGAATCTGATCACGCATGTCAATCAGGAAGGCGTTGCAGCCGGCATCAATCCGTTTACTGCCGGTTCGGCCAAGCACACCGATGTGATGAAAACCGAAGGCTTGAAACAAGCTTTGAACAAATACGGTTTTGACGCTGCTTTCGGTGGCGCACGCCGCGACGAAGAAAAATCACGCGCCAAAGAGCGTGTGTATTCATTCCGCGATAAAAACCACCGTTGGGACCCAAAAAACCAGCGTCCAGAGCTGTGGAATATCTATAACTCGAAAGTCGATAAAGGCGAATCGATCCGCGTTTTCCCGATTTCAAACTGGACCGAGCTCGATATTTGGCAATACATCTACCTCGAAAACATCGAAATCGTACCGCTGTATTTCTCAGCCGAGCGCGAAGTGGTGGATTACAACGGCACGACCGTGATGATCGACGACGATCGGATCCTGCAATACTTAACGCCAGAGCAAAAAGCGACGATCACCAAAAAATGGGTACGCTTCCGTACGCTGGGCTGTTACCCGCTGACTGGTGCGGTGGAGTCTAAAGCGACGACGCTGCCTGAGGTGATTCAGGAAATGCTGCTGGCGACCACGTCAGAGCGCCAAGGGCGTGCCATTGACCATGATTCGTCAGGTTCGATGGAGAAGAAAAAAATGGAAGGCTACTTCTAA